The Perca flavescens isolate YP-PL-M2 chromosome 23, PFLA_1.0, whole genome shotgun sequence genome has a window encoding:
- the kdm5a gene encoding lysine-specific demethylase 5A isoform X1, producing MSAFAEFVPPPECPVFEPSWEDFSDPLGFINKIRPIAEKTGICKIRPPEDWQPPFACDVRNFRFTPRVQRLNELEALTRVKLNFLDQIAKFWELQGSKTRFPHVERKVLDLYQLSKIVSSEGGFETVCKEKRWSKVASRMGFPAGKGTGSLLRSHYERILYPYELFQSGATLTGIQRLYEEGDDVEEVDEGVGEEAVEDEEQDEEEEEDKEKDWEGDAMQTKERLLPERRSRRLKSERENKEPKGLKIFGTSPKMVGLEIVSADDGFNRKQRHLKAQAFAIKMRPRKETLEVNFIPQIDLYLCLVCGRGDEEDRLLLCDGCDDSYHTFCLIPPLQDVPKGDWRCPKCVAEECSKPREAFGFEQAVREYSLQSFGEMADHFKSDYFNMPVHMVPTELVEKEFWRLVSSIEEDVIVEYGADISSKEVGSGFPVRDGKRRLLGDEEEYANSGWNLNNMPVLEQSVLTHINVDISGMKVPWLYVGMCFSSFCWHIEDHWSYSINFLHWGEPKTWYGVPASAAEKLEAVMKKLAPELFDSQPDLLHQLVTIMNPNVLMEHGVPVYRTNQCAGEFVVTFPRAYHSGFNQGYNFAEAVNFCTADWLPMGRQCVAHYRRLHRYCVFSHEELLCKMAADPESLDVELAAAVFKEMGEMMEEETKLRQAVQEMGVLSSEQEVFELLPDDERQCHKCKTTCFLSALTCSCSPDRLVCLTHAADLCDCPLGSKCLRYRYDLEEFPSMLYGVKTRAQSYDTWAKRVTEALAADQKNKKDLIELKVLLEDAEDRKYPEKALFRRLREMVKEAETCSSVAQLLLSRKQRHSSRLRSESSRNRTKLTVDELKAFVDQLYRLPCIISQARQVKELLENVEDFHERAQVALSDETPDSSKLQALLDLGSGLDVELPELPRLKQELQQARWLDEVRVTLAEPHRVTLELMKRLIDSGVGLAPHHAVEKAMAELQEILTVSERWEDKARACLQARPRHSMVTLESIVLEARNIPAYLPNILALREALQKAKEWTSKVEAIQSGSSYAYLEQLESLLARGRSIPVRLDPLAQVDSQVAAARAWRERTGRTFLKKNSTYTLLQVLSPRVDIGVYGNSKSKRKRVKELLEKERGGFDPDALSDLEESLEEVRDPSTVVAAFKSKEQKEVEAIHSLRAANLAKMAMADRIEEVKFCLCRKTASGFMLQCELCKDWFHGACVPLPKTGSQKKAGVGWQSNSKDSKFLCPLCQRSRRPRLETILSLLVSLQKLPVRLPEGEALQCLTERAMSWQDRARQSLATEELSSALAKLSVLSQRMVEQAAREKTEKIINAELQKAAANPDLQGHIQTFQQSGFSRAASPRQSVDYDDEETDSDEDIRETYGYDMKDPGEVKPYLFCDEEIPVKSEEVVSHMWPAATPSFCAEHAYSSASKSCVQNMGTPRKQPRKTPLVPRSLEPPVLELSPQAKAQLEELMMLGDLLEVSLDETQHIWRILQATHPPSEERFLQVMEPDDSLMEKPLKLKLKDSEKKRKRKLERAEHHHMLMAAAAAAGGASAMGEMRPAKSKELKRVGLNWVLGENPRRRNSSSTLTRTGR from the exons ATGTCAGCATTTGCTGAGTTCGTCCCCCCTCCTGAATGCCCGGTTTTTGAGCCGAGTTGGGAGGATTTCTCGGATCCTTTAGGATTTATCAACAAGATCCGACCCATTGCAGAGAAAACGGGCATCTGCAAGATTCGACCCCCCGAG GACTGGCAGCCTCCGTTTGCTTGCGATGTACGCAACTTCCGCTTCACTCCTCGAGTACAAAGACTAAATGAACTGGAG GCCCTCACTCGGGTTAAGCTCAACTTTCTGGATCAAATCGCAAAGTTCTGGGAGCTGCAAGGATCTAAGACCAGATTTCCTCATGTGGAAAGAAAAGTTTTGGACCTCTATCAGCTCAGCAAG ATTGTGTCCTCAGAGGGCGGCTTTGAGACTGTGTGTAAAGAGAAGAGGTGGTCCAAGGTGGCTAGCCGGATGGGCTTCCCAGCCGGGAAAGGCACCGGCTCACTGCTCCGCTCCCACTATGAGAGGATCCTTTATCCGTATGAACTCTTCCAGTCTGGGGCCACGCTGACT GGCATCCAGCGGCTATACGAGGAAGGCGATGATGTGGAAGAAGTGGATGAGGGAGTTGGTGAGGAGGCAGTGGAGGATGAGGAgcaagatgaggaggaggaggaggataagGAGAAAGATTGGGAGGGCGATGCTATGCAGACCAAGGAGCGGCTTCTGCCTGAGAGACGCTCCAGGCGCCTTAAGTCTGAG AGGGAAAACAAGGAGCCAAAAGGCCTAAAGATCTTTGGTACAAGTCCCAAGATGGTCGGCTTGGAGATTGTATCAGCTG ATGacggattcaacaggaagcagcgTCACCTCAAAGCCCAGGCCTTTGCCATTAAAATGAGACCACGCAAGGAGACCCTGGAGGTCAACTTT ATCCCCCAGATCGACCTGTACCTCTGCCTGGTGTGTGGCCGGGGCGATGAGGAGGACCGGCTCCTGCTGTGTGACGGCTGTGACGACAGCTACCACACCTTTTGCCTGATCCCACCTCTACAGGACGTGCCCAAGGGGGACTGGCGCTGCCCTAAGTGTGTTGCTGAG GAGTGCAGTAAGCCCAGGGAGGCATTTGGCTTCGAGCAGGCGGTGAGGGAGTACAGTCTCCAGAGCTTTGGAGAAATGGCTGATCACTTCAAGTCTGACTATTTCAACATGCCTGTTCAT ATGGTCCCCACAGAGTTGGTGGAGAAAGAGTTCTGGCGCCTGGTCAGCAGCATCGAGGAGGATGTCATCGTAGAGTACGGAGCAGACATTAGCTCCAAGGAGGTGGGCAGCGGGTTTCCTGTCAGGGACGGTAAAAGGAGGCTACTGGGAGATGAAGAG GAGTATGCCAACTCAGGCTGGAACCTGAATAACATGCCCGTGCTGGAGCAGTCGGTGCTCACCCACATCAATGTGGACATCTCGGGTATGAAGGTGCCCTGGCTCTATGTGGGCATGTGTTTCTCTTCGTTCTGCTGGCACATCGAGGACCACTGGAGTTACTCCATCAACTTCCTGCACTG GGGTGAACCGAAGACTTGGTACGGCGTGCCGGCctctgcagcagagaagctggaggCCGTTATGAAAAAGTTGGCTCCAGAGCTGTTTGACTCCCAACCTGACCTCCTCCATCAACTGGTCACCATCATGAATCCCAATGTCCTCATGGAGCATGGTGTCCCT GTGTACAGGACCAATCAGTGTGCAGGGGAGTTTGTGGTGACCTTCCCCAGGGCCTATCACAGTGGCTTCAACCAGGGCTACAACTTTGCAGAGGCTGTTAACTTCTGCACCGCTGACTGG TTACCTATGGGTCGTCAGTGTGTGGCCCATTACCGACGCCTTCACCGCTACTGCGTCTTCTCCCACGAGGAGCTGCTGTGCAAGATGGCTGCTGACCCAGAGAGTCTTGACGTGGAGCTAGCTGCTGCCGTCTTCAAGGAAATGGGAGAAATGATGGAGGAGGAGACAAAACTCAGACAGGCTGTCCAAGAAATG GGGGTGCTGTCCTCAGAGCAGGAGGTTTTTGAACTTCTACCTGACGATGAGCGCCAGTGTCACAAGTGCAAGACAACCTGTTTCCTGTCTGCACTGACCTGTTCCTGCAGCCCTGACCGACTGGTCTGTTTGACCCATGCCGCAGATCTCTGTGACTGTCCACTCGGCAGCAAGTGTCTTCG GTATCGCTATGATCTGGAGGAGTTTCCGTCCATGCTGTATGGGGTCAAGACACGGGCTCAGTCTTATGACACGTGGGCAAAGAGGGTCACAGAGGCCTTGGCTGCCGACCAGAAAAACAAGAAAG ATCTTATTGAGCTCAAGGTTTTGCTGGAGGATGCAGAGGACCGGAAGTATCCGGAGAAAGCTTTGTTCCGTCGCCTGAGGGAGATGGTCAAAGAGGCGGAGACGTGCTCCTCCGTGGCTCAGCTGCTGCTCAGCCGCAAACAGCGGCACAG CAGCCGTCTGCGTTCGGAGAGCAGTCGTAACCGTACCAAACTGACAGTGGATGAGCTCAAAGCCTTTGTGGATCAGCTGTATAGGCTGCCCTGCATCATCAGCCAAGCACGACAAGTCAAA GAGTTACTGGAGAATGTGGAGGACTTCCACGAGCGAGCCCAGGTGGCACTGTCAGACGAGACGCCTGATTCCTCCAAGCTGCAGGCACTGCTGGACCTGGGCAGTGGCCTGGATGTAGAGCTGCCAGAGCTGCCCCGACTGAAACAGGAGCTCCAGCAGGCCCGCTGGCTTGATGAG GTGCGTGTCACCCTGGCCGAGCCTCACCGCGTCACCCTGGAGCTGATGAAGCGGTTGATAGACTCTGGGGTGGGCCTGGCTCCCCACCACGCTGTGGAGAAGGCCATGGCCGAGCTGCAAGAGATACTCACTGTCTCGGAGAGATGGGAGGATAAGGCCCGCGCCTGCCTACAGGCCAG GCCTCGACACAGCATGGTTACCTTGGAGAGCATTGTGCTGGAAGCTAGGAACATCCCAGCATACCTACCTAATATTTTGGCCCTCCGAGAGGCCCTACAGAAGGCCAAGGAGTGGACATCTAAGGTGGAAGCCATTCAG AGTGGCAGTAGCTACGCTTACCTGGAGCAGCTTGAGAGCCTGCTGGCCAGGGGTCGCTCCATCCCTGTCCGGCTTGATCCACTGGCCCAGGTGGACTCTCAGGTGGCTGCAGCTCGAGCCTGGAGGGAGAGGACTGGTCGCACCTTCCTCAAGAAGAACTCCACATACACACTACTCCAG GTCCTCAGTCCTCGCGTCGACATCGGGGTCTATGGCAACAGCAAGAGCAAGAGGAAACGCGTCAAGGAGCTcttggagaaggagagaggaggcttTGACCCCGACGCCCTGAGCGACCTGGAGGAGAGCCTCGAAGAGGTGCGAGACCCTTCCACCGTCGTAGCAGCCTTCAAATCCAAAGAGCAGAAAGAAGTGGAGGCCATCCACTCACTCCGGGCTGCCAATTTAGCCAAGATGGCCATGGCAGACCGCATCGAGGAGGTCAAGTTCTGCCTGTGTCGAAAGACGGCCAGCGGCTTCATGTTGCAGTGCGAGCTTTGTAAGGACTGGTTCCACGGAGCTTGCGTGCCTCTGCCTAAGACGGGGTCTCAGAAGAAAGCGGGTGTGGGTTGGCAGAGCAATAGCAAAGACTCCAAATTCCTGTGTCCACTGTGTCAGCGGTCGAGGAGGCCGAGATTAGAGACCATCCTGTCGCTGCTGGTGTCGCTGCAGAAGCTGCCGGTGCGTCTTCCAGAAGGAGAAGCCCTCCAGTGTTTGACAGAGAGGGCAATGAGCTGGCAG GACCGTGCACGTCAATCTCTGGCCACGGAGGAGCTGTCCTCAGCCTTGGCAAAGCTGTCTGTGCTGAGCCAGCGCATGGTGGAGCAGGCTGCTAGGGAGAAAACTGAGAAGATCATCAACGCCGAGCTGCAGAAAGCTGCCGCCAACCCGGACTTGCAG GGCCACATCCAGACTTTTCAGCAGTCAGGTTTCAGCAGAGCTGCATCCCCTCGCCAGTCCGTAGACTACGATGACGAGGAGACCGACTCAGACGAGGACATCAGGGAGACCTACGGTTATGACATGAAG GACCCAGGCGAGGTGAAGCCCTACCTGTTCTGTGATGAGGAGATTCCTGTTAAGTCTGAGGAGGTGGTCAGTCACATGTGGCCAGCTGCCACGCCCTCCTTCTGCGCCGAACACGCCTACTCCTCAGCTTCCAAGTCCTGTGTGCAAA ACATGGGAACGCCCAGAAAGCAGCCCAGGAAGACCCCTCTGGTACCTCGCAGCCTGGAGCCGCCAGTGCTCGAGCTGTCCCCGCAGGCTAAGGCCCAGCTGGAGGAGCTGATGATGCTGGGAGACCTGCTGGAGGTGTCCCTGGATGAGACCCAGCACATCTGGAGGATCCTACAGGCCACGCACCCCCCCTCTGAGGAAAGATTCCTGCAGGTAATGGAG CCCGACGACTCTCTGATGGAGAAGCCTCTGAAACTGAAGCTGAAAGATTC
- the kdm5a gene encoding lysine-specific demethylase 5A isoform X3 yields the protein MSAFAEFVPPPECPVFEPSWEDFSDPLGFINKIRPIAEKTGICKIRPPEDWQPPFACDVRNFRFTPRVQRLNELEALTRVKLNFLDQIAKFWELQGSKTRFPHVERKVLDLYQLSKIVSSEGGFETVCKEKRWSKVASRMGFPAGKGTGSLLRSHYERILYPYELFQSGATLTGIQRLYEEGDDVEEVDEGVGEEAVEDEEQDEEEEEDKEKDWEGDAMQTKERLLPERRSRRLKSERENKEPKGLKIFGTSPKMVGLEIVSADDGFNRKQRHLKAQAFAIKMRPRKETLEVNFIPQIDLYLCLVCGRGDEEDRLLLCDGCDDSYHTFCLIPPLQDVPKGDWRCPKCVAEECSKPREAFGFEQAVREYSLQSFGEMADHFKSDYFNMPVHMVPTELVEKEFWRLVSSIEEDVIVEYGADISSKEVGSGFPVRDGKRRLLGDEEEYANSGWNLNNMPVLEQSVLTHINVDISGMKVPWLYVGMCFSSFCWHIEDHWSYSINFLHWGEPKTWYGVPASAAEKLEAVMKKLAPELFDSQPDLLHQLVTIMNPNVLMEHGVPVYRTNQCAGEFVVTFPRAYHSGFNQGYNFAEAVNFCTADWLPMGRQCVAHYRRLHRYCVFSHEELLCKMAADPESLDVELAAAVFKEMGEMMEEETKLRQAVQEMGVLSSEQEVFELLPDDERQCHKCKTTCFLSALTCSCSPDRLVCLTHAADLCDCPLGSKCLRYRYDLEEFPSMLYGVKTRAQSYDTWAKRVTEALAADQKNKKDLIELKVLLEDAEDRKYPEKALFRRLREMVKEAETCSSVAQLLLSRKQRHSSRLRSESSRNRTKLTVDELKAFVDQLYRLPCIISQARQVKELLENVEDFHERAQVALSDETPDSSKLQALLDLGSGLDVELPELPRLKQELQQARWLDEVRVTLAEPHRVTLELMKRLIDSGVGLAPHHAVEKAMAELQEILTVSERWEDKARACLQARPRHSMVTLESIVLEARNIPAYLPNILALREALQKAKEWTSKVEAIQSGSSYAYLEQLESLLARGRSIPVRLDPLAQVDSQVAAARAWRERTGRTFLKKNSTYTLLQVLSPRVDIGVYGNSKSKRKRVKELLEKERGGFDPDALSDLEESLEEVRDPSTVVAAFKSKEQKEVEAIHSLRAANLAKMAMADRIEEVKFCLCRKTASGFMLQCELCKDWFHGACVPLPKTGSQKKAGVGWQSNSKDSKFLCPLCQRSRRPRLETILSLLVSLQKLPVRLPEGEALQCLTERAMSWQDRARQSLATEELSSALAKLSVLSQRMVEQAAREKTEKIINAELQKAAANPDLQGHIQTFQQSGFSRAASPRQSVDYDDEETDSDEDIRETYGYDMKDPGEVKPYLFCDEEIPVKSEEVVSHMWPAATPSFCAEHAYSSASKSCVQNMGTPRKQPRKTPLVPRSLEPPVLELSPQAKAQLEELMMLGDLLEVSLDETQHIWRILQATHPPSEERFLQPDDSLMEKPLKLKLKDSEKKRKRKLERAEHHHMLMAAAAAAGGASAMGEMRPAKSKELKRVGLNWVLGENPRRRNSSSTLTRTGR from the exons ATGTCAGCATTTGCTGAGTTCGTCCCCCCTCCTGAATGCCCGGTTTTTGAGCCGAGTTGGGAGGATTTCTCGGATCCTTTAGGATTTATCAACAAGATCCGACCCATTGCAGAGAAAACGGGCATCTGCAAGATTCGACCCCCCGAG GACTGGCAGCCTCCGTTTGCTTGCGATGTACGCAACTTCCGCTTCACTCCTCGAGTACAAAGACTAAATGAACTGGAG GCCCTCACTCGGGTTAAGCTCAACTTTCTGGATCAAATCGCAAAGTTCTGGGAGCTGCAAGGATCTAAGACCAGATTTCCTCATGTGGAAAGAAAAGTTTTGGACCTCTATCAGCTCAGCAAG ATTGTGTCCTCAGAGGGCGGCTTTGAGACTGTGTGTAAAGAGAAGAGGTGGTCCAAGGTGGCTAGCCGGATGGGCTTCCCAGCCGGGAAAGGCACCGGCTCACTGCTCCGCTCCCACTATGAGAGGATCCTTTATCCGTATGAACTCTTCCAGTCTGGGGCCACGCTGACT GGCATCCAGCGGCTATACGAGGAAGGCGATGATGTGGAAGAAGTGGATGAGGGAGTTGGTGAGGAGGCAGTGGAGGATGAGGAgcaagatgaggaggaggaggaggataagGAGAAAGATTGGGAGGGCGATGCTATGCAGACCAAGGAGCGGCTTCTGCCTGAGAGACGCTCCAGGCGCCTTAAGTCTGAG AGGGAAAACAAGGAGCCAAAAGGCCTAAAGATCTTTGGTACAAGTCCCAAGATGGTCGGCTTGGAGATTGTATCAGCTG ATGacggattcaacaggaagcagcgTCACCTCAAAGCCCAGGCCTTTGCCATTAAAATGAGACCACGCAAGGAGACCCTGGAGGTCAACTTT ATCCCCCAGATCGACCTGTACCTCTGCCTGGTGTGTGGCCGGGGCGATGAGGAGGACCGGCTCCTGCTGTGTGACGGCTGTGACGACAGCTACCACACCTTTTGCCTGATCCCACCTCTACAGGACGTGCCCAAGGGGGACTGGCGCTGCCCTAAGTGTGTTGCTGAG GAGTGCAGTAAGCCCAGGGAGGCATTTGGCTTCGAGCAGGCGGTGAGGGAGTACAGTCTCCAGAGCTTTGGAGAAATGGCTGATCACTTCAAGTCTGACTATTTCAACATGCCTGTTCAT ATGGTCCCCACAGAGTTGGTGGAGAAAGAGTTCTGGCGCCTGGTCAGCAGCATCGAGGAGGATGTCATCGTAGAGTACGGAGCAGACATTAGCTCCAAGGAGGTGGGCAGCGGGTTTCCTGTCAGGGACGGTAAAAGGAGGCTACTGGGAGATGAAGAG GAGTATGCCAACTCAGGCTGGAACCTGAATAACATGCCCGTGCTGGAGCAGTCGGTGCTCACCCACATCAATGTGGACATCTCGGGTATGAAGGTGCCCTGGCTCTATGTGGGCATGTGTTTCTCTTCGTTCTGCTGGCACATCGAGGACCACTGGAGTTACTCCATCAACTTCCTGCACTG GGGTGAACCGAAGACTTGGTACGGCGTGCCGGCctctgcagcagagaagctggaggCCGTTATGAAAAAGTTGGCTCCAGAGCTGTTTGACTCCCAACCTGACCTCCTCCATCAACTGGTCACCATCATGAATCCCAATGTCCTCATGGAGCATGGTGTCCCT GTGTACAGGACCAATCAGTGTGCAGGGGAGTTTGTGGTGACCTTCCCCAGGGCCTATCACAGTGGCTTCAACCAGGGCTACAACTTTGCAGAGGCTGTTAACTTCTGCACCGCTGACTGG TTACCTATGGGTCGTCAGTGTGTGGCCCATTACCGACGCCTTCACCGCTACTGCGTCTTCTCCCACGAGGAGCTGCTGTGCAAGATGGCTGCTGACCCAGAGAGTCTTGACGTGGAGCTAGCTGCTGCCGTCTTCAAGGAAATGGGAGAAATGATGGAGGAGGAGACAAAACTCAGACAGGCTGTCCAAGAAATG GGGGTGCTGTCCTCAGAGCAGGAGGTTTTTGAACTTCTACCTGACGATGAGCGCCAGTGTCACAAGTGCAAGACAACCTGTTTCCTGTCTGCACTGACCTGTTCCTGCAGCCCTGACCGACTGGTCTGTTTGACCCATGCCGCAGATCTCTGTGACTGTCCACTCGGCAGCAAGTGTCTTCG GTATCGCTATGATCTGGAGGAGTTTCCGTCCATGCTGTATGGGGTCAAGACACGGGCTCAGTCTTATGACACGTGGGCAAAGAGGGTCACAGAGGCCTTGGCTGCCGACCAGAAAAACAAGAAAG ATCTTATTGAGCTCAAGGTTTTGCTGGAGGATGCAGAGGACCGGAAGTATCCGGAGAAAGCTTTGTTCCGTCGCCTGAGGGAGATGGTCAAAGAGGCGGAGACGTGCTCCTCCGTGGCTCAGCTGCTGCTCAGCCGCAAACAGCGGCACAG CAGCCGTCTGCGTTCGGAGAGCAGTCGTAACCGTACCAAACTGACAGTGGATGAGCTCAAAGCCTTTGTGGATCAGCTGTATAGGCTGCCCTGCATCATCAGCCAAGCACGACAAGTCAAA GAGTTACTGGAGAATGTGGAGGACTTCCACGAGCGAGCCCAGGTGGCACTGTCAGACGAGACGCCTGATTCCTCCAAGCTGCAGGCACTGCTGGACCTGGGCAGTGGCCTGGATGTAGAGCTGCCAGAGCTGCCCCGACTGAAACAGGAGCTCCAGCAGGCCCGCTGGCTTGATGAG GTGCGTGTCACCCTGGCCGAGCCTCACCGCGTCACCCTGGAGCTGATGAAGCGGTTGATAGACTCTGGGGTGGGCCTGGCTCCCCACCACGCTGTGGAGAAGGCCATGGCCGAGCTGCAAGAGATACTCACTGTCTCGGAGAGATGGGAGGATAAGGCCCGCGCCTGCCTACAGGCCAG GCCTCGACACAGCATGGTTACCTTGGAGAGCATTGTGCTGGAAGCTAGGAACATCCCAGCATACCTACCTAATATTTTGGCCCTCCGAGAGGCCCTACAGAAGGCCAAGGAGTGGACATCTAAGGTGGAAGCCATTCAG AGTGGCAGTAGCTACGCTTACCTGGAGCAGCTTGAGAGCCTGCTGGCCAGGGGTCGCTCCATCCCTGTCCGGCTTGATCCACTGGCCCAGGTGGACTCTCAGGTGGCTGCAGCTCGAGCCTGGAGGGAGAGGACTGGTCGCACCTTCCTCAAGAAGAACTCCACATACACACTACTCCAG GTCCTCAGTCCTCGCGTCGACATCGGGGTCTATGGCAACAGCAAGAGCAAGAGGAAACGCGTCAAGGAGCTcttggagaaggagagaggaggcttTGACCCCGACGCCCTGAGCGACCTGGAGGAGAGCCTCGAAGAGGTGCGAGACCCTTCCACCGTCGTAGCAGCCTTCAAATCCAAAGAGCAGAAAGAAGTGGAGGCCATCCACTCACTCCGGGCTGCCAATTTAGCCAAGATGGCCATGGCAGACCGCATCGAGGAGGTCAAGTTCTGCCTGTGTCGAAAGACGGCCAGCGGCTTCATGTTGCAGTGCGAGCTTTGTAAGGACTGGTTCCACGGAGCTTGCGTGCCTCTGCCTAAGACGGGGTCTCAGAAGAAAGCGGGTGTGGGTTGGCAGAGCAATAGCAAAGACTCCAAATTCCTGTGTCCACTGTGTCAGCGGTCGAGGAGGCCGAGATTAGAGACCATCCTGTCGCTGCTGGTGTCGCTGCAGAAGCTGCCGGTGCGTCTTCCAGAAGGAGAAGCCCTCCAGTGTTTGACAGAGAGGGCAATGAGCTGGCAG GACCGTGCACGTCAATCTCTGGCCACGGAGGAGCTGTCCTCAGCCTTGGCAAAGCTGTCTGTGCTGAGCCAGCGCATGGTGGAGCAGGCTGCTAGGGAGAAAACTGAGAAGATCATCAACGCCGAGCTGCAGAAAGCTGCCGCCAACCCGGACTTGCAG GGCCACATCCAGACTTTTCAGCAGTCAGGTTTCAGCAGAGCTGCATCCCCTCGCCAGTCCGTAGACTACGATGACGAGGAGACCGACTCAGACGAGGACATCAGGGAGACCTACGGTTATGACATGAAG GACCCAGGCGAGGTGAAGCCCTACCTGTTCTGTGATGAGGAGATTCCTGTTAAGTCTGAGGAGGTGGTCAGTCACATGTGGCCAGCTGCCACGCCCTCCTTCTGCGCCGAACACGCCTACTCCTCAGCTTCCAAGTCCTGTGTGCAAA ACATGGGAACGCCCAGAAAGCAGCCCAGGAAGACCCCTCTGGTACCTCGCAGCCTGGAGCCGCCAGTGCTCGAGCTGTCCCCGCAGGCTAAGGCCCAGCTGGAGGAGCTGATGATGCTGGGAGACCTGCTGGAGGTGTCCCTGGATGAGACCCAGCACATCTGGAGGATCCTACAGGCCACGCACCCCCCCTCTGAGGAAAGATTCCTGCAG CCCGACGACTCTCTGATGGAGAAGCCTCTGAAACTGAAGCTGAAAGATTC